In Rhipicephalus sanguineus isolate Rsan-2018 chromosome 1, BIME_Rsan_1.4, whole genome shotgun sequence, the DNA window ATTGGTTATGAGTGAAAAGTCAgcgttgtttgtgagcgaaaattcgaaatacatagatgcaaataaaaatattAGGTTCGAATGGGAATCGAACCTAGaacttctgtgtggcaagcaggtgtactaccacagagccactcccgtgcttgagactgctttggaAAATAACCCTATATGAATGTCATTTAGTGCGAGGCGTGTCcataatgcatgtaatattgtgtggcagaagcatgGAATtgcaccaggtgtcaaaacatgcgaCTTGTGCAaggagtggttggtttaaaggcccactaattacaaagcgcacaggcataattaatcatcattatcggcAACAACATAGTGTGCAGGTGCGCATGTTGCCTTATAgatgcatagtgggtacttcactAATTTgccaaaggaagaattatggcgcagtgggaaCTTCccagctgtacttgcagttggcattctatagtcggatacaactttagaagtccggagaggccccgcccagatgaccgaatgcATGGCAGCCGATTGTCTGTGCGGCTAAAgtatgcactcggcaatgttttCCGAAGGCGGGGTCCCAGCTGTCCGTCTCATGATGTAAGTCTGGAGTGCgggcccattggtgcaggcttgtgtgcatccacctttgaggaggaaatgctgcagATTGCTAAAGTATGGTCATTTTttacttgcggcacggttgaggtttccaccaagaagcgaagccaggctagtgaccgagaaggcgatgtgaacagggcccgattatgctatcgcattTTAGTCTCGAAGGCGAAGCTAAAGCGTCCAAGTTTTTGAAAACAAGTAAAAGCTGTGTCATTGCTTAAGATCTTAATCACTGTTGGTGGGATTGGCAATAGTTGGACAATTGGTCAGTATGatattgaagttcgtgaaagtgagCGTGTGAATAGTAGACATTAGCATCCTTAAAACGCTTTAAGGTTTACACGTTGAGGAAACTACTCTTCACTTCATTTCTGGCCATGAGCAGTACATTTGCAATAGAGAAAATGCCATGTTATTTGAGTAATCTCAAATGACCAGGCCCCTTGCACCTTGACCAGGCACCTTGCATGGCTAGACTCATGGCACCAGGAGCCTAGTCGCGCATGTGTTGTATTTCCTTCAAGTCTGGTGCCATGACAGTCGTGGCTCATCATTTATCATCAAAATTCACAATCAACCTCAAACTTGAAGTTAGTGCTGTAACATATTAGCCATTGGCTACTGAAAGCTCTATAGTATACCCAAAACACTGCTATGCATTATTTCATGTGCTTAAATCTGAACTTTAATTATCAAAGCAGCATAACATATCTTTTAAGGCCTTAATTTTAGTGTTATTTTTTCAAAATGTGGAGGGTAAAAATTGGGCTTTATATTCAGTTTGTAGTATTAGGGGGATAATCTTAGTCAGAAATTATtaggtgtgctttttttttttatatccttgcaaaaagaaaaaaaaaaaagcattggttCATTTTGCAAAGCATGTACATTTGTTTGTTACACGTTATGTGAAGCTTTTCTTTTATCggactttttttatttcacgtaCATCATCTGCATTTGCAGGAATTCTCTAGCCATGCTAGATCTGCACAGTGTTTGTATGTATCACAACTGCCGTTTTGAATACGTGACAATGTCAAAGCAATGTTTGCCTGGGAAACTGGCCTGTCTGCAATGAAGGGCTTCCTTTTTCTGCTGAATGCTTTTTCAGCAAGGCATATTTTCGGGTAGAAATTAGGTTTAACCTGATTTTAAAGGAATTTCGGTGTGCAAGCAATGGGTAAGACGCGAGTTTTACCTGAAAACATTTGCAAAGGCGCTACATATATGCCATATTAGGCATTAAAGGATTAATTTGTTAGTCTTATTGCTTATCACGTGGTCTTGCTATGTGACGGCTGGAATATGGCATGGCTCCAGCTTGGTGTTGTCACAGTGGCTTTGTCAGGAAACAATGTCCAGCGACTGACACCTTGCACAACCACACACACTGTACGCTTGTTCATGTAGTGTAATTAAATCTTTTGCAACTTTAGTAAGCAGTGGCCATTGTTGATGTCTGTGCGTAAAGTCTGGTTCCATCGAAGGGGGGCTCCTAGTGATTCGAGCAAAGgtggagagggaaataaagagggAGAGAGGAAAAGTAGTTGATAGCTTGTCTTACACACAGTTTTATAGGAACAGATGAAATTTTtaaagttgtcttttttttttctcaatttatGATGCAGACTTGAAACAAGCGATTTCCAGTCGCTGCCAGTGAGCTCTACAATATCTGGCTTAGCTCAGTGAAACGAAGTCTTGGCACttgtaacgcatgtaatattattCGCTTTACCACTATTTAATAGGAATTTTTACATCAAGGACAAAGGTAACATTTTCGAACAGCCTCGACGGTCTTGTACAACAGAGATCTTCTAAAACTTGGGAAATGTAAATGTTAGCAAAAAATGTGCTTTATTACACAAAATACAATAATGCAATATTTAATTAGCCTTGAGAGACCTACATTTCATCGGTCCATGGCATACATGGCTGCCTGTACACTAATTGAAATTTATATTTTGCCAACATACAACCATGCAATCTAGCGAGGGAGCTCGCAGATCCCTTGTAAATACTGGTGGGTTGTCTGAGACCCCCTTTTTCCTCGACTTTAAGGACTGGTtgatgttggttggttggttggttggttcctcagtactttggctcaacccactgcgggggataggccatgaagcggacggtgccttgcttaggaaactaattcacttagtgaaggaaaaagttgaaatgaaatgtttatcctttacatataaactcgcaagatttaaagaagagaaaaaaaaaaagaaaaaaaaaccgcctatatggaaacaacaagaacaataataaaaatgaaTATATACAGTTGCACataagacaactgaggctacactcaacattcaattcttttggattctcataaaaaattagagacagcgttgaaaacgctcctgtggctaaaaccaaatatggttgccccaaatgaaagaatcaccggaagtgacaaattcaagcccaacttccgcaggggttcttctagtagtctttttctttgtgttttaaatctttggcacgtcaaaaagaagtgctccagagattccctctcattacagtggaggcataacggtgactgagccagacccgacctgtgaaggtaaaagttcagtggtgggactcgacagtgtagccttgtaattagtatttcttccatcctagatgaacaccacctgctcttccaaggaaactttagctgtgggaaattTGATGataacaaaggagatttatcgaagttattggccgtggtacgcttttcaaatctcgctgctgtgacatacgctgacgtgggcaatacagacaaaatagggccatcataggatgatattgccagtgcatccgcatattcattgagtccTGCCTGgtcctgcctgcctgcctgcctggtcAAATTGTAATTGAAAAAAATGAAGTTACACCTGCGGAAAATATACATTTGAGCATAGCTGTACTCCACACTTTCCATGTGGGCCTCGCACACTGGGAGGAAAAAAAAGTGTCATGCAGTGGCACCCACCCGGACCCTCGGATTATGAAAACCCTGCCTCCTCGCGAGAAGTAGATAGCAGTAGCGGGGTAGTTCctttcaggcccgtagccaggggggggggggattcacccccccccccccgaaattttggtgaagtacccccctccccccaaaaaattcctggctactggCCTGGTTCCTCTGCCTTCTCCGCGCTCTCGGGTGGCATGCAGCCGCGACACCAGGTCTGGTAGTCGGCTCGCCAGCCTTGCTGGCGAGCTGTTTTTGCAACTGCCTCGTAACTGCACTTCGTTATTTAAATGTTAGATACGTTTGCTGGGTCAACTACTAGCCACATGCTTAAGCTGTATTACAGGATGTGCGTTGATATGTTATGTCGGAGTGCATGTTGTACGTGTGCCGCACTGTTACAATCCTGTCATACGGTGAGCATCCACAACCGCAGCTATCAACATCATCAATGAAGACTTTGACAGCTCGCTGGCTCGCTTGAGACGCTCGTGCTACTATAGATTCCCATTCAAGCCACTGCTCATGCATGCACGCGAGGCTCACGTGCGTTGCTCATGCAATGGCGGACATACATATCGACAGCGAAACAGACCTTcttaacaagaaaatacagcacCACATCTACGAAGTGGAGACGGTGGACGGTGTTGTCGCAATTTCGCCAGTTGCCAGGTGAGCGGGCGCAGTTTAGTTCTTCCGGATGATTGATGATTCTTGGACATTCTTTAACTTCACTTACGTTGCGAACAACACGGCTTCAGCTTGGTTTCGCTGCTTTTGCGGCGGATGTCTGCGAGGATGCCACATTACTGTGgagtcgtgtgtgtgtgtgatctctTGTACACCCCAGAAAAGCAGGAAGAAGGACGAGAACTTGCGCGCAGTCGTGTAGCCTCGTGATTGATCATATCGTATGATCATGCGTATGATGATCACACCGTCATCGTACGGTATGATGATGATCACCAACTAGAAAAAGTTAGTAAAACACCTTTGTGACGGCTGCCTCCATACATGGGAGCTTTTCCTTTTTATTCCGCTCGCGTGCAAGCCTCGGACACAATATGAGAGTTCTGCGTTCCAGCACAGAACAAGAGACTATCAGTGATTACTATAGCCGATTTGAATTGGCGCGCTGTCGGCCGTCAAAGCGCGCGAATGAATTTTTCAGAGGTCAATCAGAcctgtatgcaaaaaaaaaaacacagccgcaaagattttttttcttgttagtgTGTATACCTAATAGCTATGGATTAAATATtaatcaaaaaataaataattacaaTGGTTTTACGTTTGGGGCGCTGCGCGCGTTAGCGGCATTAGCGGGTTGCAGTGTCGTGGTTTAGGACGTCCTGTCGCTCGCCGTTTTGATGTCTTGTCGGCCCTCTAAGCCCGTTACATAGTGGAGCTTGCTTTCCTTAACGCAACCAGATGATCGAGAGCAAACCAGAAGCAACTGCAGACCCGTGCACGACTGGTCGACTTGAACATGAGCACCTACTTTTTGAGTTGGAAACGAGCGACTCGAGCAGCGTCGGTCTGGTGCTCAGGTAGACTTCCTGGCACTTGATGACATCATTGTGTGTTAAAACACTAATACCGCGTTAATACTCGACAGTGTCTGGAAATTATTCTAGTAGTATTTGTCGCGATCCTTGATGGAAGTCGTCATGCATGCATGTTAAGCTTTGCAGTCTGTAAATTAAATCTCACTAAGTGTTAAACTTTATGCTCCAGTTTCTTGCTCCTAGGAATGTCGATCATGAAACCCATAGAATTGCTGTCAGAACAGCTTAATGCGTTTTAAAAAATTGTGCACGATCCACTACGGATGTAATTGTTATTGCGTTTTGCTGTCGGGAGTCACTGGTGAACATGTCTGACAAAAAGGGGGTGTGTTCGGTATATGTGTCCAAAGCTTCTAATATTCCTTGATTCCTCACTTTTCACTCTGACCTCGTGCACAGGGCTATTTATGATGGAGACGAACATGAGAAGTTTCTCGAAAAATTGGACGCTCGCATCAGCGATCATGACAGAGAGATTGAAAAGATGTGCAACTTCCACTACCAGGGCTTCATTGACTGCATCAGAGAGCTTTTGCAAGTACGGAGCAAAGCACAAAAGCTGAAAGTGAGTGTTGCTTTGTGCCTTATACCAGAGTATGCGTAAATGTACATTAAGTTCGCCACCGGGCTCCCAGTTGCTCTGTGAGTCTGAATAAACACCTCCCCTGATTTTTCATTGTATTCAGTTAACTTCTGATGTAACGATAAAGTGCGCGCCTTACTGTTGCCATTTTACTGCCACTTAGCAATGATTCTTGCTCAGAAACTGCTTATTATTTCGTAGCACTTCTTGAGGTGTTAGCATGAAGTTTACGTTCACGCAAATGTGTCATTTCATTCACTTAGCAGCACCAGGCATCATCACTGACATGGTACACATGTCGATGGTAACATTTCGTACACTGTTATTTGATCACTACCGGGGGCTTTAAAATTCTGAGTTTTCTGAACAAGTCCAACTCGTTACTAGTAAGTCTTTTCGAATTTTACCGTCCAAAAATGCAACACCCTGCTTAAAAGCAATAAATGCTTTTATAAATAATGTTGCCTTGGCTCATTGGAAAAGCTGACAACAGTTGGTAATCCGGTTGCCATTGTCGCATTAAGTTTAGCAACAATCAAAGCTAGCACTAAGTGGCAGgggcctgtaaaaaaaaaaaataccgtctACAAAATGCAGCGCATATCCAGAGCCATCACTTGCCCAAACATTATAATTTAGTAAATTACTTAGGCGAAAGCATTGTATATGTCATGAGACTTTGCAAAATTTGGCAAGACCTGACGATACTTGGTGAGGCCTGCTGAGGCACTGGAAGATGTGGGGAGACCTGATGGTACTTCACGAGAATTCACAAATGgtaaagaaaacgccaggcctgcacagaaCATGCTGCACAGTCCCAGTGTAAGTTGGAGGAGCGGCCTTCATAGAGCCCTTTGTAAAGTCTCTTAGGGAAACTACTACAAGCAcagttgcgaggtacccactgtgccataatcatcattttgcaaagtagggaagtacccactacatCATAATTCATAATTTTGCAAAGTAACAATGTACCCACTatgcatctgtaaggcaatacagCACCTacatagctgcacactttgttgatgctgtggctgatgaacaATTGTgactgagcccttcgtaatgggtgggaagcttcaaACTACCCACTCGTGGTGCATTAAAccttgtgtgatgcctggtgtgATTTTACTGTTCTGCTATGCAATATCACATCTGTTCTGTTCTTTCGCCGAcgtgatgcctgtatagggtccttttgtgaagaagcttcaagcactggtctagctctgtggtagaatacttaacTGCCACGCAGAGTTCTTGGGTTCAATGCCCGCTCAAACCCaagttttttttctcattttgtgcGATAGCTGCGACAGGCACTGGCGGCAGTGGCGGCAGACAACTGCaccaccaaaattggctgttgttgtgagctcataacggCTTACGCTGTAAAAAAGACTCACAGTTTGAAGGAAGTAGGTTAAGCAATAGTATTCAAGCTATTATGGCACAAACACTAATAGCAAGCATGCTGCAAGTGTAGCTAACGAGACAGCTTAGTGCAAAACTAATGGTTTTAAATAAAATTATGGCGATAGGTTCTGGGGCTAACACTGAAAATGCTTAAAGCTGAAATTGTGAAAAATCTAGCCTACAGGTCCATACCGAACTTTTTTTCTTGCAGAATGAAGTAACCCGAACAGACCAGGAGCTGCAAGAAACAGCAAAGCGTGTCCTACAAAGGGCTGATGAATTAGTCAAGTATGGTCACATTCAAAGTAACATAGCCTGGACAATTGGAAGCCTAAGTGTGTGCCTTCCTGTACTTGATGTTTATGCCAAATTAATGGAACAGATGAAAGAACGTCGGTATTACCCAGCACTTAAGACTATTGAACAGCTAGAGCACACATATTTGCCACGAGTGTCGCAGCATCGATTTGCCCAGTCCATGGCAGTCTGTATACCACGACTGCGTGACCGTATAAAGGAAGCGTCCTTGTCAGAGCTGAAAGATTTCCTTGAGAACATTCGCAAGCATTCAGGTCGCATTGGTGAGGTGGCATTGAACCAGGGCTGCAAGCAAGAACAGAACCAGGACGAAGATATGAGCGCGCAGGACTTGGTAGATTTCTCCCCAGTGTACCGCTGCCACCACATATACAGTGTACTGGGAGCACGGGAAACATTCGAAGCTTACTACCGACAGCAACGAAAGCACCAGGCTCGGCTTGCCCTACAACCGCAGATGAACATGGTATGAAATTTTTGGCCAAAGGTTACACCAACTTTGTTCACAGATGGTGTGGGTTTGTCTTCTAGTGCTAAAGGTCTcttattgtttttctttgtgtacGTTTTTATTACATACTGCACACTTCTCATTTTCGTTGTGCAGACTTTttgcttcacaaaaaaaaagtttatttttgtAGTAGTACTTCAAACTCCAGTACAGTACATTTCTTTATTTGAGCTCCAATACCACTACCTTTCAAGTTTTGCATGTAATTTTTCATCCTCTTAATATATGGTTGTCGTCTGAAAGCATTTGATAACCAATATTATGATACTCTTATGGAGAGTTGGACACTTCATTAAAGGTTTGTAAAAGTCTATGTAAGAGTACTAACCAGTGGGCTTGAAGCATAGGGGATAGATAAGAAACTTGAAAAGTTAAGGGCTGAATAATGTGCAATAGGATTAAAAATGATAGGCATGTTAAGTGCTAGGTTTACTGCAGCATCGTTAAAGAGCAAGTGGGTGTACTCGATGTGGAAGGGGAATTTTTCTTGCTGTGTGATACACAGAGCGGATAACTGGTGGTATACTATATTTAAAGAATTGGGATGCCAAGGTAAAGGAAAAGTAGTCGAGGATGGATAatgtgatgaaattaagaaatgtGCAAGGGAAAGCATAAAGGATTGCACCAAATAGTGGGAAGACAGGAGTATTTGAAGATCACTGTGCAAGGCTTTTGTTCTGCAGTGTAAATAAAATAGGTGATGCTGCTGGAAAAACAGATGAAGTTTAGGGATAGAAGGGTAGGGGAGGTAACATTAAAAGAAAAATCGAAATttggttttttgcttgtttggaatGATAAGGCCCTCCTTAACGCTATccagtgccccacacatttttttttttttgcgttttgatTGGGCCAGAACGTTCAGGTTTTCGAGACCTACTCAGGAGCAGACAAGCCCCCTTTTTTTCAGGCCGtgcacaacctgagctttctgcctcgagggaataaaaaaaaaatcgaaactgGTAGTTTCTCTGAGCTTAGCAAGTTTTTAAAAAAGTATTTAGGGTACTGAAAGGCACatcgtgcagtttttttttaacacacgtGGCAAttaccgagtccacttgcctTGTGTGTGTGAGACGCGCATGGAGACGCggttctgtgcatttattttgAGTTTGGTTGCGCCTTTGATGATTTTGTTGCGGTTGCGGTGGCAAAAGATATTCTCGCGTTGACAAATCAAAGAAACTGTTTAGAAAGCGCAGCGTAATTGGAAATCGACACGCTTCGGCTACTAACAGAAACGAGACCGGGAGCACTCACgcgagcacttcagcaagtaagctttgtcCTAATTCCACGTTGTcgcaaggacaaaatgttacctgtTGTGAAAATGGCTACGCTTTGATTGATGTGGAGCTTCTACAAACCATGATTATGAGTAACTGTGTCTGCACAGAATGCGGAAGAACCGTGGCACTCGTAGAGAACACAATGGATCGTGTCCCTTGGAATGGAAAGCGTcagaactgccacctttgaaaccGTTCTTTCAAAAAGGCCTGCATGGCCCGAGTAAACGTTCTCAAGGCCGTTTGGCATATCACCGAGGCGCACACTGTGATATGGTTGGGTGAGAACGACCGCAATCATCAGTATTTGGCCAATAGAGAGACGGAAGATATGACAAAACAAAGCAGAGAaccaagaaagcaagaaaagaagggAAAAGCTGATTCGTGTGATGACTATATGGCAGGTTGCTATTAATTAAATTGTGCAGTGCATCTTTTTGAACAAAACATGATATAAACTGGTTTTTCCTCTTTAACTCCCAATATCTCGAAATCGATGTTTTGGTTACATTTGCCCCATTATCTAAATAACTTAAAAAAAACAGAAGGCTGATTTTTCACTAGAATAAACCAAACATCAATACTAAGCTACTGAACTAGAATGGTGTATGTATGCAGAATAGTTGTAATTTTTCagcaattttatttaaaaaataatgacAAAATTTACTTGCCTTGCTAAAAAAAATTTCAGAAATGTCAACACTTGAAATACAGTTGTAATTCCAAGAAGAAACGCCGacgaataaaatgaaataaacccGAACGCTTTACATATAGTAGTTTCAGAGAAAATGGGTCTTAAAGAAGCCTTAAAATACAGGGGAGGTACAGGGCCTGCCCTGTGCCCTTCAGCAAAAGCTTActtgtcctcctcctcctcagaaGAGCCCACCTGCTCCTACATCAGCAGAGCTCACACTCTGCGTGTGAATAGCCAGTGTTGATGGAGGCAACTCTGAGATTCTCGTGAAACACAGAGCGTTTTGAAGTCGCCTCTGCATATGTGATGCAGAATGAaggactagagagagagagagaggagtcgcAGGTCGTGAAATGAATGTCGTGTTGACCCTAGGGTCTGACAAAGGAAATAGCTGTAGTGGCATATCTACGTATTGCTGGTTGAGGCTGTGAGAGAGAACTTTAGTGGAGGGAAGGTAACTTGCCTCTTTTTCCATgatttcatggaaaaaaagacAAGTTGCCTTCCCTGCACCAGAGCTCTCATCCAAATgccactcttgatttatgtcggctattagccaatagcatgctatctgttgtgTGATGCCAAAGAGCCGACAGTGACATCTCTGAAGAACGTGAGCACAGGCTTCTGTATAAAGAGAGGGCACtggagaaaatggcaacttcatgCTGTGCTTCTAAACTCTCTTtgtcgcgcacgactgcaagatttgactGAGCTTTCTGCAGGATGCGTTTTTCACCAAGCCTGAGGGgtggttcatggcccctttaacgttTTGTTTGCTTCGCTTTGCTGTAGCTTTGCTGTGAAGTCTATAAAGATTATTGTGATGAATGTGCTTTCTGATGACatacaagttttaatgtgcagcCATATTTTTCCCATTTtgctgaggggccctttaataacaCGGGATGGCCAAATGTGCTCCAGTATCACGTTTTTGCTAGTATATGCTGCATAATTTTTTAAGTTTGAATGTGTATTTATCTGGTAGGTTTTAGTGAGGGCTCAGTTTTGTTAATCGCTTGTAGTACTTTTCTGCCATTTCTTAGCATGCCGGTTCTAATACATTCATGATTTTCAGCACGAGACAAGTGATGGATATCGTAAATATTTTGCGGAAATTGTTGGGTGAGTTGTGCAAGCAAGTAAGAATAATTGCAGAAGCAATTATTCTTTTAATGCACTCTCTCAGACAGCTTGTCATTGATGCATCATTTTTATGTTCTCAGGTTCTTTGTGGTTGAGGACCACATTTTGAACACAGCTAGTGGCCTTGTGAACCAGGCATACCTGGACCAAGTCTGGGAGAATGCCTTGCTGAAGATAACAGCAGCATTAAGGACACACACTGTAAGTAGCATGCTAagaatttctttgtttttttttttttgagtgtgcAGACAGTTTGAATGGCATCTGGTTAATTCTAGGCCTACTGCACAGAAGCCAGCCTGATGCTTGATGTTAAGAAACTCATTCTCCTGTTCAGCGAAACACTGCGGGTAAGGTGTTCCTTCGGCAGCCTTGAACTCTGTGAAACTAGTGCTTTAGACTCTAACACCCGTTcccctcttttttcttcttttgcagaGCTATGGATATCATGTAGACCCAGTGCACAACTTGCTACTTGAGATACAGGAGCATTACAATGAGATCCTCATGAAGCACTGTGTTCAGACCTTCCGCAGCATTTTTGATGATGACTCTTACCACCCTATTGAAGTTGCAACTGAAGAGGAATACCAGAATGTTGTGGCCATTTTCCCATTTCGAGATGAGGCACTGGAACTGGTATGTGAAGTTTTTATAGTATGTGGCTGGAGAGTGTATGTATTGCTCTTACGTTTCAGGCACCATTCCCAAAGAAGTTTCCATTTTCACGGTTCGTACCTGGCATCTTTGACGAAGTCAAAGGCTTTATTCGCGAATGCCTCAAGTTTTCTGAAGACCTCAATGTCAGGTGTGTgctaggaaaaaaagaaaacgttgacAGGCGTGACTATTTGTTGTCTTTTGGTGTTGTACCTTGCAGTCAAACTGAAGTTGAGGACATGGTGCGGAAAGCTACCAACCTGCTACTGACCCGAACACTAGGAGGTTGCCTTTCATCACTCATCAAAAAACCAAATGTTGGTCTTCTGCAGGTGTGTACAATGGCCAATTTCAGTTGCCCCGATTGAAGAGTATAACCCGTTTTGTCTTCTTGTATAGCTAATACAAATCACGATAAATACAAACTACCTTGAAGATGCTAGTGTGTACTTGGAGCAGTTCATCTCCTCTATTTTCA includes these proteins:
- the LOC119379074 gene encoding exocyst complex component 6B, whose protein sequence is MIESKPEATADPCTTGRLEHEHLLFELETSDSSSVGLVLRAIYDGDEHEKFLEKLDARISDHDREIEKMCNFHYQGFIDCIRELLQVRSKAQKLKNEVTRTDQELQETAKRVLQRADELVKYGHIQSNIAWTIGSLSVCLPVLDVYAKLMEQMKERRYYPALKTIEQLEHTYLPRVSQHRFAQSMAVCIPRLRDRIKEASLSELKDFLENIRKHSGRIGEVALNQGCKQEQNQDEDMSAQDLVDFSPVYRCHHIYSVLGARETFEAYYRQQRKHQARLALQPQMNMHETSDGYRKYFAEIVGFFVVEDHILNTASGLVNQAYLDQVWENALLKITAALRTHTAYCTEASLMLDVKKLILLFSETLRSYGYHVDPVHNLLLEIQEHYNEILMKHCVQTFRSIFDDDSYHPIEVATEEEYQNVVAIFPFRDEALELAPFPKKFPFSRFVPGIFDEVKGFIRECLKFSEDLNVSQTEVEDMVRKATNLLLTRTLGGCLSSLIKKPNVGLLQLIQITINTNYLEDASVYLEQFISSIFNRWCGDSHHVAKLQGRTMFKDARKDAEDQIYEQLKAKIGEFLELAHYDWLLVEPEGQASNYMMDLIAFLNNVFQAFTNLPDKVAQTACMTACQHLATSLLNILTSDDVKYISMGALQQFNLDVIQCEQFASSEPVKGFKEGVLQMFFVELRQLLDLFMAEDWSTYFHDHGKESSRYLRVNPSLALLLLEKVREADKKKNIFSSLKQKERDKKKLQETVLKQLRQLVA